One Candidatus Roseilinea sp. genomic region harbors:
- the rsmA gene encoding ribosomal RNA small subunit methyltransferase A, producing the protein MSSRIKAHGIVPRKSLGQNFLADEATARRIVDAAEVGQGDLVLEIGPGAGALTKHLAKCAGWVVAIELDQTLIPALREELGEARNVTIVHGDALKVDFVQLAQDAARSFGRPFQATRFVANLPYYITSAAIRRILECGLSIASVVLTVQTEVAERVTAQPPDMSLLAVSVQFYGRPDLLFRIPPNRFYPQPGVESSILRITPHNRPPDIDAQKFFRAVKAGFSQPRKQLRNTLAAGLKITKSEAEAALRQSGIEPGRRAETLSLEEWKRLAFYLC; encoded by the coding sequence TTGAGTAGCCGAATAAAGGCCCATGGCATCGTTCCTCGCAAAAGCCTGGGACAGAATTTCCTCGCCGATGAAGCTACTGCACGCCGCATCGTTGACGCAGCCGAGGTCGGACAGGGCGACTTGGTGCTTGAGATCGGCCCGGGCGCCGGTGCGCTGACCAAGCACCTGGCGAAGTGCGCTGGCTGGGTTGTCGCCATCGAACTCGATCAAACGCTGATCCCTGCGCTGCGGGAGGAGCTGGGCGAAGCGCGGAATGTCACCATCGTTCACGGCGATGCGCTCAAAGTGGATTTCGTCCAATTGGCCCAGGATGCGGCGCGCTCGTTTGGCAGACCGTTTCAGGCCACTCGTTTTGTTGCTAATCTACCGTACTACATCACCTCGGCGGCCATCCGGCGCATCCTCGAATGCGGTCTGTCCATAGCATCGGTCGTGCTTACGGTGCAGACTGAAGTGGCCGAACGCGTGACCGCGCAACCGCCGGACATGAGCCTCCTGGCTGTTAGTGTGCAGTTCTATGGACGGCCCGATTTGCTGTTCAGAATCCCCCCAAACCGGTTCTATCCTCAGCCGGGGGTCGAGTCGTCTATCTTGCGGATCACGCCGCACAACCGGCCGCCCGATATAGACGCCCAGAAGTTCTTTCGCGCAGTCAAAGCCGGCTTCAGCCAGCCACGTAAGCAGTTGCGCAACACTTTGGCAGCCGGTTTGAAGATCACTAAGTCTGAAGCGGAGGCGGCGCTTAGGCAGAGTGGCATTGAGCCTGGCCGGCGCGCCGAGACATTGAGCCTGGAGGAGTGGAAGCGACTCGCTTTTTATTTATGTTAA
- a CDS encoding CDP-paratose 2-epimerase, whose protein sequence is MRVLIIGGAGFIGCNLAAHHLDKGNHVILLDNLSRPRTHHNLAWLHRKAESEGRAANLSFYQVDIRDFPPLRRVLAETEPDLVVHLAGQVTVTKSVLNPREDFEINALGTFNVLEAIRAQPRPPAMIYASTNKVYGGLEDVAVVLDGMRYRYRDYPNGIGEDRPVDPKSPYGCSKCAGDQYTRDYARIYGLRTVVFRQSTIYGPHQFGLEDQGWLAWLMIATATGRPITIYGDGKQVRDMLHVHDLIAAYDAAWERMDAVAGEVFNIGGGATNTLTIWSETGPWLEALAGRAIPVTYADWRPGDQRVFISDNRKAERLLGWSPKIGIREGAQQLWDWVTANRDLFT, encoded by the coding sequence ATGCGAGTGCTCATCATTGGCGGGGCTGGGTTTATCGGATGCAACCTGGCCGCGCATCATCTCGACAAAGGCAACCACGTCATCCTGCTCGACAACCTCTCACGGCCGCGCACACATCACAACCTCGCCTGGCTCCATCGCAAAGCGGAAAGCGAGGGCCGCGCTGCTAACTTGAGCTTCTACCAAGTGGACATTCGCGACTTCCCGCCCCTGCGCCGAGTTTTGGCGGAGACGGAGCCGGACTTGGTCGTGCATTTAGCCGGTCAGGTGACCGTGACAAAAAGCGTGCTCAACCCGCGCGAGGACTTCGAGATCAACGCCCTCGGCACGTTCAATGTGCTGGAGGCGATTCGCGCGCAGCCGCGCCCGCCGGCCATGATCTATGCGTCTACCAACAAGGTGTATGGCGGTCTGGAGGACGTCGCCGTGGTGCTGGACGGCATGCGCTATCGCTATCGCGATTACCCGAACGGCATTGGGGAAGACCGGCCGGTAGATCCAAAGTCGCCCTATGGCTGCTCTAAGTGCGCCGGCGACCAGTATACGCGCGACTACGCTCGCATTTACGGCCTGCGCACCGTCGTCTTCCGCCAGAGCACGATTTATGGCCCTCATCAGTTCGGCCTCGAAGATCAAGGCTGGCTGGCCTGGCTGATGATCGCGACAGCTACGGGGCGGCCGATCACGATCTACGGTGACGGCAAGCAAGTGCGCGACATGCTGCACGTGCATGACCTGATCGCCGCCTACGACGCTGCCTGGGAACGCATGGACGCCGTGGCCGGCGAAGTGTTCAACATCGGCGGCGGCGCAACGAACACCCTCACCATCTGGTCGGAGACCGGGCCTTGGCTGGAGGCACTGGCCGGTCGGGCTATCCCCGTCACCTACGCCGACTGGCGCCCCGGCGACCAGCGCGTATTCATCAGCGACAACCGCAAGGCCGAGCGACTGCTTGGCTGGTCGCCGAAGATCGGCATCCGCGAAGGCGCGCAGCAACTGTGGGATTGGGTCACCGCTAATCGTGACTTGTTCACCTAG